A genomic region of Rhizomicrobium sp. contains the following coding sequences:
- a CDS encoding GNAT family N-acetyltransferase has product MSVRRLTADDAQALRDIRLEALRLHPTAFSADPDVEGAYPIARWRDWTDTRVWFGAFVDGALAGINAFSTEATSKKTAHVAHLGAMYVRAAARGSGTADALMTNFIDYAKGRAEQLVLTVESENARAIRLYERHGFTITGRKPRSMKIDGLFYDELEMWRSV; this is encoded by the coding sequence GTGAGCGTCCGCCGCCTGACCGCCGACGATGCACAGGCGCTGCGCGACATCCGGCTCGAAGCGCTGCGCCTGCACCCGACCGCGTTCAGTGCCGATCCCGATGTCGAGGGCGCCTATCCGATCGCGCGCTGGCGCGACTGGACGGATACGCGCGTCTGGTTCGGCGCCTTTGTCGATGGCGCGCTCGCGGGCATCAACGCCTTCTCGACGGAGGCCACTTCGAAGAAGACGGCGCATGTCGCCCATCTGGGCGCGATGTATGTCCGCGCGGCCGCGCGCGGCTCGGGGACCGCCGACGCGCTGATGACGAACTTCATCGACTACGCGAAGGGCAGGGCGGAACAGCTTGTTCTGACGGTCGAATCCGAAAACGCCCGCGCCATCCGATTATACGAGCGCCACGGCTTCACGATCACCGGCCGCAAGCCGCGTTCGATGAAGATCGACGGGCTGTTCTACGATGAACTGGAAATGTGGCGGTCGGTCTGA
- the metG gene encoding methionine--tRNA ligase, with amino-acid sequence MKRVLITSAIPSVNGVKHLGNLVGSMLPADVYARFCRARGYETLAICATDEHGAPIELAAAEDGIPVAEYCDKWHAVQADLGARFGLSWDHFGRSSSGQNRELTWHFARRLWANGHLDVRTTKQAYSATDGRFLPDRYVIGTCPHCGYDRARGDQCENCTRVLDPVDLIDPRSAVSGAKDIEIRDSVHLFLKQSKFVDELRAWIAGHRNDWPVLVSSIANKWLDEGLQDRGITRDLEWGFPVPDDIADGALKGKVFYVWFDAPIEYIAATKEWADKNQLDDAAWRSWWYDAKDVTYVEFMGKDNVPFHTIIFPAMILGTAEPWHKVDRLKGFNYINYDGGKFSTSGKRGIFMDGALDILPADYWRYYLMANAPESSDTNFTWEHFAGVINKDLNDVLGNFVNRITKYCASKFDAKVPGEGAYGPEEAAVCAELDALIAQYTDYLENCEFRKALAELRAICVVANEYITRAAPWTAIKTDRDRAAAGVRMGLNLVHLLGHLCWPVMPTIARHIHQAIMAAPPIVPWPDEPMARFLGQLEPGQPIDPPPVLFAKITDEQVAQWRARFGGTST; translated from the coding sequence ATGAAACGCGTCCTCATCACCTCCGCCATCCCGTCCGTCAACGGCGTCAAGCATCTGGGCAACCTCGTCGGCTCGATGCTGCCGGCGGACGTCTATGCCCGCTTCTGCCGGGCCAGGGGCTATGAGACGCTGGCGATCTGCGCCACCGACGAGCACGGCGCGCCCATCGAGCTCGCCGCCGCCGAGGACGGCATCCCCGTCGCCGAATATTGCGACAAATGGCACGCGGTGCAGGCCGATCTCGGCGCCCGCTTCGGCCTCTCCTGGGACCATTTCGGCCGCTCCTCCTCGGGCCAGAACCGCGAGCTGACCTGGCATTTCGCGCGCCGGCTGTGGGCCAACGGCCATCTCGACGTGCGCACCACCAAGCAGGCCTATTCGGCGACCGACGGCCGCTTCCTGCCCGACCGCTATGTCATCGGCACCTGTCCGCATTGCGGCTATGACCGCGCCCGCGGCGACCAGTGCGAGAACTGCACCCGGGTGCTCGATCCGGTCGACCTGATCGACCCGCGCTCGGCGGTCTCCGGCGCCAAGGACATCGAGATCCGCGACAGCGTGCATCTGTTCCTCAAGCAGTCGAAATTCGTCGACGAACTGCGCGCCTGGATCGCCGGCCACCGGAACGACTGGCCGGTGCTCGTCAGCTCCATCGCCAACAAATGGCTGGACGAGGGCCTGCAGGACCGCGGCATCACCCGCGACCTGGAATGGGGCTTTCCCGTACCCGACGACATCGCCGACGGCGCGCTCAAGGGCAAGGTGTTCTACGTCTGGTTCGACGCGCCGATCGAATACATCGCCGCCACCAAGGAATGGGCCGACAAGAACCAGCTCGACGACGCGGCGTGGCGAAGCTGGTGGTACGACGCCAAGGACGTCACCTATGTCGAGTTCATGGGCAAGGACAACGTGCCCTTCCACACCATCATCTTCCCCGCGATGATCCTGGGCACCGCCGAGCCCTGGCACAAGGTCGACCGGCTGAAGGGCTTCAACTACATCAATTACGACGGCGGCAAGTTCTCGACCTCCGGCAAGCGCGGCATCTTCATGGACGGCGCGCTCGACATCCTGCCGGCCGACTACTGGCGCTATTACCTGATGGCGAACGCGCCGGAGAGTTCGGACACCAACTTCACCTGGGAACATTTCGCCGGCGTCATCAACAAGGACCTCAACGACGTCCTGGGCAATTTCGTCAACCGGATCACCAAATACTGCGCGTCCAAGTTCGACGCCAAGGTGCCGGGCGAGGGCGCCTATGGGCCGGAGGAAGCCGCCGTCTGCGCCGAGCTCGACGCGCTGATCGCTCAGTACACGGATTATCTGGAGAATTGCGAATTCCGCAAGGCGCTCGCCGAGCTGCGCGCGATCTGCGTCGTCGCCAACGAATACATCACGCGGGCCGCGCCCTGGACCGCGATCAAGACCGACCGCGACCGCGCCGCGGCGGGCGTCCGCATGGGCCTCAACCTCGTGCACTTGCTGGGCCATCTGTGCTGGCCGGTGATGCCGACCATCGCGCGCCACATCCACCAGGCGATCATGGCCGCGCCGCCGATCGTCCCCTGGCCGGACGAGCCGATGGCGCGCTTCCTCGGCCAGCTCGAACCCGGCCAGCCGATCGATCCGCCGCCGGTGCTGTTCGCCAAGATCACCGACGAGCAGGTCGCGCAATGGCGGGCGCGCTTCGGCGGCACGTCCACGTGA